The proteins below are encoded in one region of Candidatus Omnitrophota bacterium:
- a CDS encoding inorganic phosphate transporter, with translation MTLAILLLIILALAFDFLNGFHDSANSIATIVSTRVLSPRIAIIWAAFFNFVAFLFFGLHVATTIGKGIVDITTIDQMTIFGALTGACGWNLITWYLGLPTSSSHALIGGMIGAALMKAGVQSLLWKGILMTVAFIFISPVLGLILGLGLGIGVYWLFRKSAPSQVDHIFRKGQLVSAAFYSIGHGGNDAQKTMGIIASLLFSAGLLGNKFYIPWWVILSCYTAIALGTMFGGWRIVKTMGQKVAKLKPVDGFCAEFGAAITLFISSGFGIPVSTTHTITGGIMGVGSLRGLSAVKWGVAGRIVWAWVLTIPCSAIISALAYSLARSVFHK, from the coding sequence ATGACGTTAGCCATACTGCTTCTTATAATACTCGCGTTGGCGTTTGATTTTCTAAACGGGTTCCATGATTCCGCTAATTCTATCGCGACGATAGTTTCCACTCGCGTATTATCTCCCAGGATTGCGATAATATGGGCGGCATTCTTTAATTTTGTCGCCTTCCTATTTTTCGGGCTTCATGTTGCCACCACCATAGGTAAAGGGATCGTGGATATAACCACGATCGACCAGATGACGATATTTGGCGCTCTTACCGGTGCGTGCGGCTGGAATCTGATCACATGGTATCTGGGTCTTCCGACCAGTTCATCTCATGCGCTCATCGGAGGGATGATAGGCGCCGCTCTCATGAAAGCAGGTGTGCAGTCATTGTTGTGGAAGGGCATACTAATGACTGTAGCGTTTATTTTTATATCTCCGGTGCTGGGGCTTATCCTTGGTTTGGGCCTGGGAATAGGCGTGTACTGGTTATTCAGGAAGAGCGCTCCCTCGCAGGTTGATCACATTTTTCGTAAGGGGCAATTAGTGTCGGCGGCTTTTTACAGCATAGGCCACGGCGGGAATGATGCGCAGAAGACGATGGGTATCATTGCGAGCTTGCTCTTCAGCGCGGGACTGCTCGGCAATAAGTTTTACATTCCGTGGTGGGTGATCCTGTCGTGTTATACGGCGATAGCGCTCGGTACGATGTTCGGAGGCTGGCGCATAGTCAAGACGATGGGTCAGAAGGTCGCGAAACTTAAGCCCGTTGACGGTTTCTGCGCGGAATTCGGCGCCGCTATAACGCTATTCATTTCGTCGGGTTTCGGTATACCGGTAAGTACGACACACACTATTACCGGCGGCATAATGGGAGTGGGGTCTTTGCGCGGATTGAGCGCGGTGAAGTGGGGGGTTGCGGGCAGGATCGTGTGGGCATGGGTTTTAACCATACCGTGTTCGGCTATTATATCGGCGCTGGCTTATTCGCTGGCTCGTTCAGTATTTCACAAATAA
- a CDS encoding DEAD/DEAH box helicase, with the protein MTNQTGSSFYGMGIAPKVLDILERMRFTVPTPIQHKAIPIAIEGKDIVGVAQTGTGKTLAFAIPLVQRLSQMKGRCLILVPTRELALQVDETLQKIAPSFGLKTIVLIGGASMSMQLQGLRRNPRILIATPGRLVDHMTQRTVMLADVNILVLDEADRMLDMGFLPQIERILRFIPKDRQTMLFSATIPQDIMKIAASYMKLPVSVEVAPSGTTAEGIAQELFIVKRDYKKQLLEKILKQYQGSVLLFSRTKIGASKITRMIRHIGQTVAEIHSDRSLNQRREALEGFKVGKYRILVATDIAARGIDVTGIELVINYDLPEDAENYVHRIGRTARAGREGRAISFATPEQGDEVRNIEKLIKSPLPISEHPEFPKEKFVPASSQGGSRGAHRGYRGSRQGGGHSGGYGGSHGSSYGGGARRSSGSNSSWKSSSGSKKYR; encoded by the coding sequence ATGACAAATCAGACCGGCAGTTCTTTTTACGGAATGGGCATAGCGCCCAAAGTGCTCGACATACTCGAGCGTATGCGCTTTACGGTTCCTACGCCTATTCAACATAAAGCGATACCCATTGCTATCGAAGGCAAAGACATAGTAGGCGTGGCCCAGACGGGAACGGGCAAGACGCTTGCCTTTGCTATTCCTCTCGTCCAGCGTCTCTCCCAGATGAAGGGACGTTGCCTTATCCTTGTGCCGACAAGAGAGCTCGCGCTCCAGGTCGATGAGACGCTCCAAAAGATAGCTCCGTCATTCGGATTAAAGACGATTGTTTTAATAGGCGGCGCTTCGATGTCGATGCAGTTACAGGGCTTAAGACGAAATCCGCGTATCCTTATCGCTACACCCGGGCGGCTTGTCGATCACATGACTCAGCGCACCGTTATGCTGGCCGATGTAAATATACTGGTTCTGGATGAGGCCGACCGCATGCTTGATATGGGTTTCCTGCCCCAGATAGAACGCATCCTGCGGTTTATACCCAAAGACAGGCAGACGATGCTATTCTCTGCGACGATACCTCAAGATATCATGAAGATAGCCGCTTCGTATATGAAGCTTCCGGTCAGCGTCGAGGTAGCGCCATCCGGTACAACCGCCGAAGGCATAGCTCAGGAGCTTTTTATCGTAAAAAGAGATTACAAGAAACAACTCCTCGAGAAGATATTGAAACAATATCAGGGATCGGTACTCCTGTTCTCCAGGACGAAGATAGGCGCATCGAAAATTACCCGGATGATAAGGCACATCGGCCAGACCGTTGCTGAGATACATTCGGACCGTTCGTTGAACCAGAGAAGAGAGGCGCTCGAAGGCTTTAAGGTAGGCAAGTACAGGATACTCGTAGCAACCGATATAGCGGCGCGGGGTATAGATGTTACAGGCATAGAGCTTGTTATAAATTACGATCTACCCGAAGATGCCGAGAACTACGTCCATCGTATCGGACGGACGGCCCGTGCCGGAAGAGAGGGGAGAGCAATCTCTTTCGCGACACCCGAGCAGGGCGACGAAGTTCGCAATATCGAAAAACTTATAAAGAGTCCTCTGCCGATATCCGAGCATCCCGAATTCCCAAAAGAAAAATTTGTTCCCGCTTCGAGTCAGGGTGGGTCCCGTGGCGCTCACAGGGGTTACCGCGGTTCTCGACAGGGCGGCGGTCACAGCGGAGGCTATGGCGGCAGTCACGGAAGTAGTTATGGCGGCGGCGCCCGGCGGAGCAGTGGGAGCAATTCGTCCTGGAAATCTTCATCCGGCAGTAAGAAGTACAGATAA
- a CDS encoding phosphoribosyltransferase family protein — protein sequence MGQIRILSDSVELFRDRKEAGRILAGALEDFKGQGTVILGIPRGGVVVAEEASELLNTEFDIIFSRKISAPDNPELAIGAINEGGKVFLDAYFVSRIAVSEDYIKAEVKRQAEEIARRSILFRRIIPKVSLEAKTVIIVDDGLATGSTMQASLYAVRQEKPARLIAACPVASSDAVEKVRNYCDEVICLKVPEFFSAVGQFYKNFNQTTDEDVVAILKGRR from the coding sequence ATGGGTCAGATACGGATATTGTCGGATAGTGTCGAATTATTCCGCGACCGTAAAGAGGCGGGGCGGATCCTGGCCGGGGCTCTGGAGGATTTTAAAGGCCAGGGTACGGTTATTCTCGGTATACCACGCGGCGGAGTAGTGGTAGCGGAAGAGGCCTCGGAACTTTTAAATACAGAGTTTGATATAATATTTTCGCGTAAGATAAGCGCTCCGGATAATCCAGAACTGGCCATTGGCGCGATAAACGAAGGCGGAAAGGTTTTTCTCGACGCGTATTTTGTTTCGCGTATTGCCGTGAGTGAAGATTATATCAAGGCGGAGGTAAAGCGCCAGGCTGAAGAGATCGCGCGCCGATCCATTTTATTCCGCAGGATAATCCCAAAGGTGTCGCTCGAAGCGAAGACGGTAATAATAGTCGATGACGGTTTGGCGACCGGCTCGACGATGCAGGCATCACTTTATGCCGTGCGGCAGGAAAAGCCGGCAAGGCTTATCGCCGCCTGTCCGGTAGCGTCAAGCGATGCAGTTGAGAAGGTAAGGAATTATTGCGACGAAGTTATATGTTTAAAGGTTCCCGAATTTTTCAGCGCGGTAGGCCAATTCTACAAAAATTTCAATCAGACGACGGATGAAGATGTCGTCGCCATATTAAAAGGACGCAGGTGA
- a CDS encoding EamA family transporter — MKQNHLTLKVFALLVVNDVLDSVAQLCMKKGLAQTGISSVGLNNIFQFGFLSLSSWLIWAGILVYIISFVLWLVILYRIDISIAMPVGSTAYVFIPLLAIFFLHEQVSPLRWLGIVLVVLGIHFTAQSSSAKKGAV; from the coding sequence GTGAAGCAAAATCATCTTACGCTTAAGGTTTTTGCTCTTCTGGTAGTGAATGATGTTTTAGACAGCGTAGCCCAGCTATGCATGAAGAAGGGCCTGGCGCAAACCGGGATAAGTTCCGTAGGTCTGAATAACATCTTTCAATTCGGATTCCTAAGCCTGTCGTCATGGCTCATCTGGGCGGGCATCCTCGTATATATAATAAGTTTTGTGCTGTGGCTCGTGATACTTTACAGGATAGATATCAGTATCGCCATGCCTGTCGGTTCCACCGCCTATGTATTCATACCTCTCCTGGCAATATTTTTCCTGCATGAACAGGTCAGCCCATTAAGATGGCTCGGTATAGTCCTTGTGGTACTCGGCATACATTTTACGGCACAAAGCTCCAGCGCTAAGAAAGGCGCGGTGTAA
- a CDS encoding EamA family transporter, with protein MPTALKVILLILLSEIWNTAGQILFKKSTNSVDVGKIHGLSGHVSYIKGLLTKKAIWVGFFFQILCVATWIVALAQADLSFVFPIGSIQYIFILFGAHYFLGEKIDKMKFIGTLLVVAGIVLIAVS; from the coding sequence ATGCCGACAGCGCTTAAGGTCATCCTGCTTATATTGTTATCGGAGATATGGAACACCGCCGGCCAGATACTCTTCAAAAAGAGCACCAATTCCGTAGATGTCGGTAAGATCCACGGCTTATCGGGGCACGTCAGTTATATCAAAGGACTGCTTACCAAGAAAGCGATATGGGTCGGATTTTTCTTCCAGATCCTGTGTGTAGCTACATGGATCGTGGCGCTGGCCCAGGCGGATTTGAGTTTCGTATTCCCGATCGGCAGTATCCAATATATATTTATATTATTCGGCGCGCATTATTTTCTGGGTGAGAAGATCGACAAGATGAAATTTATCGGGACGCTTCTCGTAGTCGCGGGGATAGTTCTAATCGCAGTGAGTTAA
- a CDS encoding HAMP domain-containing sensor histidine kinase — protein sequence MFFKSIRFKILLWYMLLLTVTLLLFSVALYGAFNKILIGHLEDLLSSRVEGVSSALHTYMHTREPGSNIPSLTDIGRDWVEEKRKDPELMKVYVQIMDADGERIVAAKAMPFIAPLDKECINDIRAGEDSFDKLSGVVANGRKARFLAYTRPVIEDGKVIYMVQAAAPVDLVSLAMNNLILTLLLLLPLTVFLAGIPGVLLAGLTLRPVNKMIDTLRQITAENLKLKIHIPDTKDEVKRLADTFNDMIERLDRSFSSQQSFIQDISYELKEPLKSMKEEFEGALNSAHSKEAQEAVMRKSLAELGKFSMIIDDLLALAKFDNSRMPLEIKKINLTRLLEEVTRGMKPLAEGKDIALSSFLNEQIAIDGDEFQLKRLFDNIIDNAVKYTLRKGSITVSAHRDGKFARVVVSDTGIGMPDDELGYIFDRFYQINKSRSGKNGFGLGLSIAKSIIESHKGRISAESQIGKGSILTVWLPISYPG from the coding sequence ATGTTCTTCAAATCCATAAGATTCAAAATATTACTATGGTATATGCTATTATTGACGGTAACTCTCCTCCTGTTCTCCGTCGCGCTTTATGGCGCTTTTAATAAAATACTCATAGGGCACCTCGAAGATCTTTTGAGTTCCAGGGTAGAGGGCGTATCGTCCGCTTTGCATACTTATATGCATACCAGAGAACCCGGCTCCAACATTCCGTCTTTAACTGATATAGGCCGTGACTGGGTGGAAGAGAAACGCAAAGACCCTGAGCTCATGAAGGTGTATGTGCAGATAATGGACGCGGATGGCGAAAGGATTGTTGCCGCTAAGGCGATGCCGTTCATTGCTCCGCTCGACAAGGAGTGCATTAATGATATCCGCGCCGGCGAAGACAGTTTTGACAAGCTGAGCGGTGTCGTTGCCAACGGACGGAAGGCAAGGTTCCTGGCTTACACGCGGCCGGTTATCGAAGACGGTAAGGTTATATACATGGTGCAGGCGGCGGCTCCGGTAGACCTTGTATCACTGGCGATGAACAACCTGATACTTACACTTTTACTTCTTTTGCCGCTCACGGTATTTTTGGCCGGCATCCCGGGGGTTCTCCTCGCGGGGTTGACGCTTCGCCCTGTCAATAAGATGATAGATACGCTGAGACAGATAACCGCGGAAAATCTCAAACTCAAGATACATATCCCTGATACCAAAGATGAAGTTAAAAGGCTCGCCGATACATTTAATGACATGATAGAGCGCCTCGACAGGTCTTTCTCGTCCCAGCAGAGTTTTATTCAGGATATATCCTATGAACTTAAAGAACCTTTGAAATCCATGAAGGAAGAGTTTGAGGGGGCTTTAAACAGCGCGCATTCAAAAGAGGCCCAGGAGGCCGTAATGCGTAAATCTCTCGCGGAGCTTGGTAAATTTTCCATGATAATCGATGATTTGCTCGCCCTGGCGAAATTCGACAACAGCAGGATGCCTCTCGAAATAAAGAAGATAAATCTGACGAGGCTTCTCGAAGAGGTTACGCGAGGCATGAAACCGCTTGCCGAAGGTAAAGACATCGCGTTGTCGTCATTCCTGAATGAGCAAATAGCGATCGATGGTGATGAGTTTCAGCTTAAAAGATTATTCGACAATATTATCGATAATGCCGTGAAATATACTTTGCGAAAAGGCAGTATAACCGTGTCGGCGCACAGGGACGGGAAGTTCGCCAGAGTCGTCGTGAGCGATACCGGCATAGGTATGCCGGACGACGAGTTAGGATATATATTTGACAGATTCTACCAGATAAACAAGTCGCGTAGCGGCAAGAACGGTTTCGGCCTGGGCTTGAGCATAGCTAAATCGATCATAGAGTCGCATAAAGGGAGGATATCGGCGGAGAGCCAAATTGGCAAAGGATCCATCCTTACCGTATGGCTACCCATATCTTATCCCGGATAA
- a CDS encoding alpha/beta fold hydrolase, whose amino-acid sequence MSVLFSLDPRNFKKHKPVGALSKDKGLYFPGDNGSAVILIHGLTGTPNEMKYLATYLNKRGYTVICPKLANHGESMWVLKNTSWQDIYESLREVLTTGEAARFNGPIFTSGLSMGALYALLLADEFKDRVRGASCLAPTLFYDGWNTPLSNLFFPLAYTPVRYIAYFKESPPYGIKNEIIQQRIHKYYATARLDDLEGAEQYGYPFFPVTLLHQLQLMVRHVKKRLPEMEFPVQLIQAKDDDVASVKNSKFIYDRVRSEMKEMILLYNSYHVITADQERETVAEKVAEFFYRVRMSA is encoded by the coding sequence ATGTCAGTACTTTTTTCCCTCGATCCAAGGAATTTTAAAAAGCATAAGCCTGTCGGCGCTTTATCTAAAGACAAAGGTTTATATTTCCCCGGCGACAATGGTAGTGCCGTTATCCTGATACACGGCCTTACAGGCACACCAAACGAAATGAAGTATCTCGCCACCTACCTGAATAAACGCGGCTATACCGTCATATGCCCGAAGCTCGCCAATCATGGTGAGTCGATGTGGGTACTCAAGAATACGAGCTGGCAGGATATTTACGAATCTTTGCGTGAGGTGCTCACGACCGGTGAGGCCGCAAGGTTCAACGGGCCGATATTTACATCCGGTCTTTCGATGGGCGCTCTGTATGCGCTTTTACTCGCGGATGAGTTTAAAGACAGGGTGCGTGGCGCGAGCTGTCTGGCGCCCACGCTTTTTTATGATGGATGGAATACGCCGCTATCCAATCTGTTTTTTCCGCTTGCGTACACTCCGGTACGCTATATCGCGTATTTCAAAGAATCGCCGCCATACGGCATAAAGAACGAAATAATACAACAGCGCATACATAAATACTATGCCACGGCGCGGCTTGACGACCTGGAGGGCGCCGAACAGTACGGCTATCCGTTTTTCCCGGTAACGCTACTTCATCAGCTACAGCTTATGGTTCGGCACGTCAAAAAGAGGTTACCTGAAATGGAGTTTCCCGTACAGTTAATACAGGCCAAAGATGACGATGTGGCGAGTGTCAAGAATTCAAAGTTTATTTACGACCGGGTGCGCTCGGAAATGAAAGAGATGATTCTTCTTTATAATTCCTACCACGTTATCACCGCCGACCAGGAGAGGGAGACGGTTGCCGAGAAAGTGGCCGAATTTTTCTACCGCGTCAGGATGTCCGCTTAA
- a CDS encoding MFS transporter, with protein MPRKWPNFSTASGCPLKMFKEIFHTMRYRNFRLFFIGQGISLVGTWMEAIAMSWLVYRLTNSPFLLGVVGFSSQIPTFVLTPFAGFIADRVDKHKILIVTQALSMIQAFVLALLTLTGTIAIWHIIALGVCLGLINSFDIPTRQAFLVEMVEKKENLANAIALNSLMFNAARLIGPVVAGVLIAAAGEGTCFLLNAVSFIAVLASLLAMRLKKRTHEHEKKDLFKGIKEGFMYTFGFPPIRFIILLLGVISMMGTSYVVLMPVFAKDILKGGPGTFGMLMAAVGVGALFATAYLASRKSIVGLGKLIPIAASIFAVSLIALSFSRTLWLSCIFMAISGFGFMTHMAASNTILQTVSDDDKRGRVMSFYAMAFMGMTPIGSLLSGALANKIGVGATLIIGGTCCIIASGVFASKLPIIRKMIHPIYRKIGIIPEVASGMGAATRLTVPPED; from the coding sequence TTGCCGAGAAAGTGGCCGAATTTTTCTACCGCGTCAGGATGTCCGCTTAAAATGTTCAAAGAGATATTTCACACTATGCGTTACAGGAACTTCCGGCTGTTTTTTATCGGCCAGGGCATATCGCTCGTCGGTACATGGATGGAGGCGATCGCGATGAGCTGGCTCGTCTACAGGCTGACGAACTCGCCGTTCCTCCTCGGCGTGGTCGGATTCTCGAGTCAGATACCGACATTTGTATTAACCCCGTTCGCGGGGTTCATTGCCGACAGGGTCGATAAACACAAGATACTTATCGTGACTCAAGCTTTATCCATGATACAGGCTTTCGTCCTGGCGTTGCTTACGCTGACCGGCACGATAGCCATATGGCACATAATAGCGCTCGGCGTATGCTTAGGACTGATAAACTCGTTCGACATCCCTACGCGGCAGGCATTCTTGGTGGAGATGGTCGAGAAGAAAGAGAATCTGGCCAACGCGATAGCTCTCAACTCGCTCATGTTCAACGCGGCGCGTCTTATCGGCCCGGTGGTGGCGGGCGTCCTTATCGCGGCCGCCGGCGAAGGTACATGCTTTCTCCTGAACGCCGTCAGCTTTATAGCGGTTCTCGCGTCTCTATTAGCGATGAGGCTGAAAAAGCGGACGCATGAACACGAAAAGAAAGATCTCTTCAAGGGTATTAAAGAAGGTTTTATGTATACATTTGGTTTTCCGCCGATCAGATTTATTATATTGCTTCTCGGCGTAATAAGCATGATGGGCACATCCTATGTCGTATTGATGCCCGTATTCGCGAAAGATATTTTAAAAGGCGGGCCGGGAACCTTCGGCATGCTCATGGCGGCCGTGGGTGTCGGCGCGCTTTTCGCGACGGCTTATCTCGCGTCGCGTAAAAGCATCGTAGGATTGGGAAAACTGATACCGATAGCCGCATCCATCTTTGCCGTCAGTCTTATAGCGTTGTCGTTCTCGCGGACGTTGTGGCTTTCATGTATCTTTATGGCCATATCGGGTTTCGGATTTATGACCCACATGGCCGCGAGCAACACCATATTGCAGACGGTGTCAGACGACGATAAACGCGGCCGCGTGATGAGTTTCTACGCTATGGCGTTCATGGGCATGACGCCGATAGGCAGTCTTTTGTCCGGGGCGCTTGCGAATAAGATAGGTGTTGGCGCCACACTCATTATAGGCGGCACCTGCTGTATCATCGCCTCCGGCGTATTCGCGTCGAAACTGCCGATTATAAGGAAGATGATACATCCTATATACAGGAAGATAGGCATAATCCCCGAGGTCGCCTCCGGCATGGGCGCCGCAACCCGCCTGACCGTCCCGCCGGAAGATTAG
- the dnaX gene encoding DNA polymerase III subunit gamma/tau — MTYIAFARKYRPQVFDDIIGQSHVTTTLKNAISQDRVAHAYLFAGPRGVGKTTAARILAKALNCEKGPSPKPCNACSSCKDITQGSSLDILEIDGASNRGIDEIRNLRDNVKFAPTRGRFKVYIIDEVHMLTPEAFNALLKTLEEPPKHVKFIFATTQAHKVPATILSRCQRFDFRRLAAKDIAESLKAIVKEEGVRIDDEALALIAKYSDGGMRDAQVMLDQMSSFTKGKVGIKDVTKILGVVEDEALFSLSEALKDKDAAKALGILDTLVNEGKDVIQVSLGLIEHFRNMAITRIAPQADNLIEAGPDKIERYRAAAQAFTIEDILYIVYTLSNAIDLIKKSTLARAPLEAALIKLTLNHSMVPISDIIKRVEDLEKNTPPALKTPSQTSATVENSGGAPLKMRSDAAKTGVNNPSDKPSAKLSDKSINKSPVATLQADEPDNLPRSPGLEEVLSSWAAIINYITPKKISVASYLQEGSPSAIEGKKLSIEFPKELQFHKEMLETQENKAIIEAAIKSVLGKELSVVLALSEAAKPPRRRSAPSGMGGEDGFDDSGAAEKEVDPIFKTAMEIFGGDVSGESSDGKKVK, encoded by the coding sequence ATGACTTACATCGCATTCGCAAGGAAATACCGACCGCAGGTCTTCGACGATATAATCGGACAATCGCACGTAACGACCACACTTAAGAACGCCATATCCCAGGATAGAGTCGCGCACGCGTACCTTTTCGCGGGCCCGCGCGGCGTCGGCAAAACTACCGCGGCGAGGATACTCGCCAAGGCCTTAAACTGCGAGAAGGGGCCTTCGCCTAAGCCGTGCAACGCCTGCTCCTCCTGTAAAGACATTACCCAGGGTTCATCGCTCGATATACTCGAGATCGACGGCGCTTCCAACAGAGGCATCGACGAGATACGGAACCTGCGCGACAACGTTAAATTCGCGCCTACTCGCGGAAGATTTAAGGTCTATATAATAGATGAAGTCCACATGCTCACGCCCGAAGCGTTCAACGCTTTATTGAAGACGCTCGAAGAGCCGCCGAAGCACGTAAAGTTCATATTTGCCACCACCCAGGCGCACAAAGTCCCGGCCACGATACTCTCCAGATGTCAGAGGTTCGATTTCCGCCGTCTTGCCGCGAAGGACATAGCGGAGAGTTTAAAAGCTATAGTCAAAGAGGAAGGTGTGCGCATCGACGACGAAGCTTTGGCTCTGATAGCCAAATATTCCGACGGCGGGATGAGGGATGCCCAGGTAATGCTCGACCAGATGTCTTCGTTTACAAAAGGAAAAGTCGGCATAAAAGACGTAACGAAAATACTGGGCGTGGTAGAGGACGAGGCTCTTTTTTCTCTCTCGGAGGCTTTGAAGGATAAAGATGCGGCCAAGGCACTGGGAATACTCGACACCCTGGTCAATGAAGGTAAAGATGTCATACAAGTTTCGCTCGGGCTCATCGAGCACTTCCGTAATATGGCGATAACCAGGATAGCGCCGCAGGCGGATAATCTCATAGAAGCCGGCCCGGATAAGATAGAGCGTTACCGCGCCGCCGCCCAAGCTTTTACAATCGAAGACATCCTTTATATTGTGTATACTTTATCCAATGCCATAGATCTTATAAAAAAATCGACACTCGCCAGGGCGCCGCTCGAAGCGGCGCTCATAAAGCTTACGTTAAATCATTCCATGGTACCGATCAGCGATATAATAAAGAGGGTGGAGGATTTGGAAAAAAACACCCCTCCGGCGCTTAAGACTCCGTCGCAAACTTCAGCTACGGTAGAAAATAGCGGCGGCGCGCCCCTAAAGATGCGCTCAGATGCGGCCAAGACAGGTGTGAATAATCCATCGGATAAGCCGTCGGCTAAGTTATCGGATAAATCAATAAATAAGTCACCGGTTGCTACGTTGCAAGCGGATGAGCCGGACAATCTGCCGCGCTCTCCCGGGCTTGAGGAAGTTCTCTCTTCCTGGGCGGCGATCATTAATTACATCACCCCAAAAAAGATATCGGTCGCGTCGTATCTGCAGGAAGGTTCTCCATCCGCTATAGAAGGCAAAAAGCTTTCGATAGAGTTTCCTAAAGAACTGCAATTCCACAAAGAGATGCTTGAAACTCAGGAGAACAAGGCGATTATTGAAGCCGCGATAAAGTCGGTTCTCGGCAAAGAGCTAAGCGTCGTGTTAGCGCTCTCGGAGGCGGCAAAGCCGCCGCGGCGCCGGTCGGCGCCATCGGGGATGGGCGGGGAAGACGGGTTCGATGACAGTGGTGCGGCGGAGAAGGAAGTCGACCCGATATTCAAGACGGCGATGGAGATATTCGGCGGCGACGTATCCGGTGAATCTTCGGACGGGAAAAAGGTAAAATGA
- the recR gene encoding recombination mediator RecR — MTDFPASMKFLIEEFAKMPGIGSKTAQRLAFYILRCTKDEAESLSGAIRKVKESIRFCRICNNLSDEDTCEICKSPSRNKTLLCVVEEPKDIMTIEKAGNFNGLYHVLLGSLSPLDGIGPAELKIKELTDRVRKEKLKEIIIATDFNTEGEATALYLLRVLKGSGVKLTRVAYGIPVGGGLEYADQATIAKAFEGRREL, encoded by the coding sequence ATGACAGATTTCCCCGCGTCGATGAAGTTTCTGATCGAAGAGTTCGCGAAGATGCCGGGCATAGGGTCGAAGACCGCGCAAAGACTCGCTTTTTACATCCTCAGATGCACAAAAGACGAAGCCGAATCACTCTCGGGCGCAATCCGCAAGGTTAAAGAATCGATCCGCTTCTGCAGGATCTGTAATAACTTAAGCGATGAAGATACCTGTGAAATATGCAAAAGCCCTTCCAGAAACAAGACGCTCTTATGCGTAGTGGAAGAGCCAAAAGATATAATGACGATCGAGAAGGCCGGGAATTTTAACGGGCTCTATCATGTGCTCTTAGGATCATTGTCACCTTTAGACGGGATAGGCCCGGCCGAACTTAAGATAAAAGAATTGACGGACAGGGTAAGGAAAGAGAAGCTTAAAGAGATAATAATAGCTACCGATTTTAACACCGAGGGCGAGGCGACAGCGTTATACCTTTTGCGTGTGCTTAAAGGCTCCGGGGTAAAACTCACGAGAGTAGCTTACGGCATACCTGTGGGCGGCGGGCTCGAGTACGCGGACCAGGCGACGATAGCGAAGGCGTTCGAGGGCCGGCGGGAACTTTGA
- a CDS encoding 2-oxoacid:acceptor oxidoreductase family protein, producing MKDLTEIRWHGRGGQGAKTAALLFADAALAQGMYIQAFPEYGPERMGAPVTAFNRLSSKPILLHSGVTEPAIVIVLDPTLIETVDVAEGIPENGVLLINTEKAPSDIRKLFKMPASIKVFTVDASTISKETIGREIPNTPMLGALIKATGILDFKEMFEDTKKKLEKKFKSKPEVIEGNLKAIERAYNEVKS from the coding sequence ATGAAAGATCTTACAGAAATTCGCTGGCATGGAAGGGGCGGCCAGGGGGCAAAGACGGCCGCTCTTTTATTTGCGGACGCCGCTCTCGCGCAAGGGATGTACATACAGGCATTTCCGGAGTATGGCCCGGAACGCATGGGTGCCCCGGTTACCGCTTTTAACCGCCTTTCATCCAAGCCTATACTACTTCATTCCGGTGTTACTGAACCTGCAATAGTTATCGTGCTCGATCCCACTCTTATAGAAACGGTCGATGTAGCCGAAGGCATCCCCGAAAACGGCGTACTTCTTATAAATACCGAAAAAGCGCCATCAGATATCAGGAAACTCTTTAAAATGCCGGCATCCATAAAGGTGTTTACGGTCGATGCGTCGACGATATCAAAAGAGACGATAGGCAGGGAGATACCGAATACTCCGATGTTGGGCGCTCTTATAAAGGCGACCGGGATACTCGATTTCAAAGAGATGTTCGAAGATACGAAGAAAAAACTCGAGAAGAAGTTTAAATCGAAGCCGGAGGTTATCGAAGGTAATCTTAAGGCGATCGAGCGTGCATACAACGAAGTAAAAAGTTAA